A window of the Janthinobacterium agaricidamnosum NBRC 102515 = DSM 9628 genome harbors these coding sequences:
- a CDS encoding chemotaxis protein CheW, translating into MTIPASPIETLVTITDCWNSIGVVGDQSCDKLVQHIHCRNCAVYADAAQRNLQRVVGDDYQQEWARHFRAGSAARDQSDSSVLVFRIGREWLALPTKIFLSVAPQAKPHVLPHRGGRGLTGIVNVGGKLYPCMSLATLLGIDEHDVAPVKGRHTFARLLLMTWEEQTFALPVADLHGIVRYASSTMQSPAATINKGLSRFLSGVISHDDMHIGCLDAALIGHQLARLLR; encoded by the coding sequence ATGACGATACCCGCCTCCCCGATCGAGACGCTGGTCACCATCACCGATTGCTGGAACAGCATCGGCGTGGTCGGCGACCAGAGCTGCGACAAACTGGTCCAGCATATACACTGCCGCAATTGCGCCGTGTATGCCGACGCGGCGCAGCGCAATTTGCAGCGCGTGGTCGGCGACGACTACCAGCAGGAATGGGCCCGCCATTTCCGCGCCGGCAGCGCCGCGCGCGACCAGAGCGACAGTTCGGTGCTGGTCTTTCGCATCGGCCGCGAATGGCTGGCGCTGCCGACCAAAATCTTTCTGTCGGTGGCGCCGCAAGCCAAGCCGCATGTGCTGCCGCACCGTGGCGGACGCGGCCTGACCGGCATCGTCAATGTCGGCGGCAAGCTGTATCCGTGCATGTCGCTGGCCACGCTGCTCGGCATCGACGAGCACGATGTGGCGCCGGTCAAGGGCCGCCACACCTTTGCGCGGCTGCTGCTGATGACCTGGGAAGAGCAAACGTTCGCGCTGCCGGTGGCCGACTTGCACGGCATCGTGCGTTATGCGTCGAGCACGATGCAGTCACCGGCGGCGACCATCAACAAGGGCTTGTCGCGTTTCCTGTCGGGCGTGATCAGCCATGACGACATGCACATCGGCTGCCTCGACGCGGCGCTGATCGGCCACCAACTTGCGAGACTGTTACGATGA
- a CDS encoding methyl-accepting chemotaxis protein, with product MFKDVSIKNKLYLGFGSIVAIILILLAMAYNNFTRLSDANNWDRHTMEVMIEIDKVRNTILQIQVETRGFIISGNEMSLTPERDDQALLRTHLQRLIALTVDNKPQSERLKKIEQLANNWVHDWILPLIDKRRALGSTPNATDIVGRTIPPGGYPAIAEANKLLDDANAEESRLLAERSATSAKLQDTMLLTLALGGLGCILLALGISYLLGRALLAPLNNLTHAVGRIAGGEQGARAEILSRDELGQVTTEFNRMAQTIQDNQANELAATNMLKSKVDSLLEVVSKAASGDLTGKVTIGGSDAIGQLGNGLAKMFENLRSLLNNVQKAGIQVTTSATEIAASARQQEATGIEQAQTSVEILSTTKEISANTSQLLKTMEDATQVADYTTNATAEAQNNLKRMDATMQHMVTATDSINAKLAALSEKASNINSVLITITKVADQTNILSLNAAIEAEKAGEAGRGFSVVATEIRRLADQTSVSTWDIEQMLKEMQSAVSASVMGMDKFSEEIRRSVGEVRQVAEQLSSVMDQVQKLTPQFDAVLQGMQSQAIGASQISDTMMQLNDATQQTVESLKATSEAVHQLQYAAGDLQSSVSNFAVTI from the coding sequence ATGTTTAAAGACGTGAGCATCAAAAATAAACTCTATCTTGGCTTCGGCTCCATCGTGGCGATCATCCTGATCTTGCTGGCCATGGCGTATAACAATTTCACGCGCCTGTCGGACGCCAACAACTGGGACCGGCACACGATGGAAGTGATGATCGAAATCGACAAGGTGCGCAACACGATCCTGCAAATCCAGGTCGAAACCCGCGGCTTCATCATCAGCGGCAATGAAATGTCGCTGACGCCGGAACGCGACGACCAGGCCCTGCTGCGCACGCATCTGCAAAGATTGATCGCGCTGACGGTCGACAACAAGCCGCAAAGCGAACGGCTGAAGAAAATTGAACAGCTGGCCAACAACTGGGTCCATGACTGGATCCTGCCGCTGATCGACAAGCGCCGCGCGCTGGGCAGCACGCCGAATGCCACCGACATCGTCGGCCGCACCATTCCGCCGGGCGGCTACCCCGCCATCGCCGAAGCCAACAAGCTGCTCGACGACGCCAACGCGGAAGAAAGCCGCTTGCTGGCCGAACGTTCGGCCACCTCGGCCAAGCTGCAAGACACCATGCTGCTGACGCTGGCGCTGGGCGGCCTGGGCTGCATCCTGCTGGCGCTGGGCATTTCCTACCTGCTGGGCCGCGCGCTGCTGGCGCCGCTGAACAACCTGACCCATGCGGTCGGCCGCATCGCCGGCGGCGAACAGGGCGCGCGCGCCGAGATCCTGTCGCGCGACGAACTGGGCCAGGTGACCACCGAATTCAACCGCATGGCGCAAACCATCCAGGATAACCAGGCCAATGAACTGGCGGCCACCAATATGCTGAAATCGAAAGTCGATTCGCTGCTGGAAGTGGTGTCGAAAGCCGCCTCGGGCGACCTGACCGGCAAGGTCACCATCGGCGGCAGCGACGCCATCGGCCAGTTGGGCAACGGCCTGGCGAAGATGTTCGAGAACCTGCGCAGCCTGCTCAACAATGTGCAAAAAGCCGGCATCCAGGTGACCACCTCGGCCACCGAAATCGCCGCCTCGGCGCGCCAGCAGGAAGCCACCGGCATCGAGCAGGCCCAGACCAGCGTCGAAATCCTCAGCACCACCAAGGAAATCTCGGCCAATACCAGCCAGTTGCTGAAAACCATGGAAGACGCGACCCAGGTCGCCGACTACACCACCAACGCCACCGCCGAAGCGCAAAACAATTTGAAGCGCATGGACGCGACCATGCAGCACATGGTCACGGCGACCGATTCGATCAACGCCAAACTGGCGGCGCTGTCGGAAAAGGCCAGCAATATCAATAGCGTGCTGATCACGATTACCAAGGTGGCCGACCAGACCAACATCCTGTCGCTGAACGCCGCGATCGAAGCTGAAAAGGCGGGCGAGGCGGGCCGCGGCTTTTCGGTGGTGGCGACCGAAATCCGCCGCCTGGCCGACCAGACGTCGGTATCGACCTGGGATATCGAACAAATGCTCAAGGAAATGCAGTCGGCGGTATCGGCCAGTGTGATGGGCATGGATAAATTCTCGGAAGAGATACGCCGCAGCGTCGGCGAAGTGCGCCAGGTGGCCGAACAATTGTCATCGGTGATGGACCAGGTGCAAAAACTGACGCCGCAATTCGACGCCGTGCTGCAAGGCATGCAGTCGCAAGCGATCGGCGCGTCGCAAATTTCCGACACCATGATGCAGCTCAACGACGCCACCCAGCAAACGGTCGAGTCGCTGAAAGCCACCAGCGAGGCGGTGCACCAGCTGCAATACGCGGCCGGCGACCTGCAGTCGAGCGTGTCCAATTTCGCGGTGACGATCTAG
- a CDS encoding ATP-binding protein — protein sequence MDMFAIDDDVVSWERGLPALHGAARLPLLLPLAWHLRQRNSARAAACAAEARELLALADIDAQVRAAGAARLQLLQAELTWLHGELDTAEQQAGLAFDTCCALDDGAGCADAHWLRAWIAVDRGDHARRDSELEQALQAARRAGDALRAGLAEAAIARWDLLCRQPPAARRWDDQPQPPALAAWVNDLLGLTASLSSDIGAAAGFYIRSYETALATGQLRAAIGAAINIGDCFSRLNDHHAALEWMQSALALARPTAWPRSIGACLTHAADALRRLGQLDAAGQLLRESLHILAPLPGVHGYAMTLGQLGDLSLEQGDYSAALDAFSALAQRAAAPGHSDFQSVAQRGLAHALCCLERPHEALPAALDAAALAQAQQQARHQVAALRVLALLHARHDLPPPQPLERRNPALHYLHRALDAAGGLDEVAPPGELLDALARAYADAGDHRRAYELALEAAAAREKSQRQQAASRSIAAQVRRQAEHARAEGYHHRELAAAEARRAAVLQQTSDTLERLSAIGQEITTHLDAEAVFQVLDRHVHALLPANTFAVYMTDQAGTALGRAYGVENGQPLPGNSISLSHPHAYSVRCLRQRREVYIAQMPPERRAYTIPGTVSNVSGLYVPLMVGERVLGVMTVQVGQASAYGERERLIFRTLCAYGAIALDNANAYRQLQDAQTQLVSQEKLAALGALMASVAHELNTPIGNSLLIASTMQQRAEEVERLLNGPGLRRSDLVSYIDDALKGAQLVMRGLTSAADLVNSFKQVAVDRTTEQRRRFDLQQVVHEVIATVMNRIRGSSHRIDVDVGAGIAFDSYPGPLGQVLTNLIHNALLHAFERVEGGHMWLAARPAGGGRVRITFRDNGGGIAEANRKRIFDPFFTTKLGQGGSGLGLSISYNIVTSLLGGQIGVDSGAQGTTFTLDLPLAAPQHDPARPAHIY from the coding sequence ATGGACATGTTCGCAATCGACGACGACGTGGTCTCATGGGAGCGCGGCTTGCCAGCGCTGCATGGCGCGGCGCGCTTGCCGCTGCTGCTGCCGCTGGCCTGGCACTTGCGCCAGCGCAACAGCGCCCGCGCCGCCGCCTGCGCCGCCGAGGCGCGGGAACTGCTCGCGCTGGCCGACATCGATGCGCAGGTCCGTGCCGCCGGCGCCGCGCGGCTGCAACTGCTGCAAGCAGAACTGACCTGGCTGCATGGCGAGCTGGACACGGCCGAACAGCAGGCCGGGCTGGCCTTCGACACGTGCTGCGCGCTGGACGACGGCGCCGGCTGCGCCGATGCGCACTGGCTGCGGGCCTGGATCGCGGTCGACCGCGGCGACCATGCGCGCCGCGACAGCGAACTGGAACAGGCGCTGCAGGCGGCGCGCCGCGCTGGCGACGCATTGCGTGCCGGGCTGGCCGAAGCGGCCATCGCGCGCTGGGACCTGCTATGCCGGCAGCCGCCAGCGGCGCGGCGCTGGGACGACCAGCCGCAACCGCCGGCGCTGGCGGCCTGGGTCAACGACTTGCTCGGCTTGACGGCCAGCCTGTCCAGCGACATCGGCGCCGCCGCCGGCTTTTATATCCGCAGTTATGAAACCGCGCTGGCCACCGGCCAGTTGCGCGCGGCGATCGGCGCCGCGATCAATATCGGCGACTGCTTCAGCCGTCTCAACGATCACCATGCGGCGCTGGAATGGATGCAATCCGCACTCGCCCTGGCGCGGCCGACGGCCTGGCCGCGTAGCATCGGCGCCTGCCTGACGCATGCCGCCGACGCGCTGCGCCGTCTCGGTCAACTGGACGCGGCCGGACAATTGCTGCGCGAATCGCTGCACATCCTGGCGCCGCTGCCCGGTGTGCACGGTTACGCGATGACACTCGGCCAGCTGGGCGACCTGAGCCTGGAGCAAGGCGATTACAGCGCCGCGCTGGACGCTTTTTCAGCATTGGCGCAGCGCGCAGCGGCGCCCGGCCACTCGGATTTCCAGAGCGTCGCGCAACGCGGCCTGGCGCATGCGCTGTGTTGCCTGGAACGTCCGCACGAAGCATTGCCGGCGGCGCTGGACGCGGCCGCGCTGGCGCAGGCGCAGCAGCAGGCGCGGCACCAGGTGGCGGCGCTGCGGGTGCTGGCGCTGCTGCATGCGCGGCACGACTTGCCGCCGCCACAACCACTGGAACGGCGCAACCCGGCGCTGCATTATCTGCACCGGGCGCTGGACGCGGCCGGCGGCCTCGATGAGGTGGCGCCGCCCGGCGAATTGCTCGATGCGCTGGCGCGCGCCTATGCCGACGCCGGCGACCATCGGCGCGCCTATGAGCTCGCGCTGGAAGCCGCCGCCGCGCGCGAAAAAAGCCAGCGCCAGCAAGCCGCCAGCCGCAGCATCGCGGCACAGGTGCGGCGCCAGGCCGAGCATGCGCGCGCCGAGGGCTATCATCACCGCGAACTGGCGGCGGCCGAGGCGCGCCGCGCCGCCGTGCTGCAACAGACCAGCGACACGCTGGAACGGCTGTCGGCGATCGGCCAGGAAATCACCACCCACCTGGACGCCGAAGCCGTGTTCCAGGTGCTCGACCGGCATGTCCATGCGCTGCTGCCGGCCAATACCTTCGCGGTCTACATGACCGACCAGGCCGGCACCGCGCTGGGCCGCGCCTATGGCGTCGAAAATGGCCAGCCGCTGCCGGGCAATTCGATTTCGCTGAGCCATCCGCACGCCTATTCGGTGCGTTGCCTGCGGCAGCGGCGCGAAGTGTATATCGCGCAAATGCCGCCCGAACGGCGCGCCTATACCATACCCGGCACGGTATCGAATGTCAGCGGACTGTACGTGCCGCTGATGGTCGGCGAACGGGTGCTGGGCGTGATGACGGTGCAAGTGGGCCAGGCCAGCGCCTACGGCGAGCGCGAACGGCTGATTTTTCGCACGCTGTGCGCGTATGGCGCGATCGCGCTCGACAACGCCAACGCCTACCGCCAGTTGCAGGATGCGCAAACCCAGCTGGTGTCGCAAGAAAAACTGGCGGCGCTGGGCGCGCTGATGGCCAGCGTGGCGCATGAATTGAATACGCCGATCGGCAACAGCCTGCTGATCGCCAGCACCATGCAGCAAAGGGCCGAAGAAGTGGAACGGCTGCTGAACGGCCCCGGCCTGCGCCGCTCCGACCTGGTGTCGTATATCGACGACGCCTTGAAAGGTGCGCAACTGGTGATGCGCGGCCTGACCAGCGCGGCCGACCTGGTCAACAGCTTCAAGCAGGTGGCGGTCGACCGCACTACCGAACAGCGGCGCCGCTTCGACTTGCAGCAAGTGGTGCACGAAGTCATCGCCACCGTGATGAACCGCATCCGTGGTTCCAGCCACCGCATCGACGTCGACGTCGGAGCGGGCATCGCATTCGACAGTTATCCGGGACCGCTGGGCCAGGTGCTCACCAACCTGATCCACAACGCGCTGCTGCACGCCTTCGAGCGGGTCGAGGGCGGCCACATGTGGCTGGCCGCGCGGCCGGCCGGCGGCGGCCGGGTGCGCATCACTTTCCGCGACAATGGCGGCGGCATCGCCGAAGCCAACCGCAAGCGCATTTTCGATCCCTTCTTCACCACCAAGCTGGGACAAGGCGGCAGCGGGCTCGGATTGTCGATCAGTTACAACATCGTCACCTCGCTGCTGGGCGGCCAGATCGGCGTCGACAGCGGCGCCCAAGGCACCACGTTTACGCTCGACTTGCCGCTGGCCGCCCCGCAGCACGACCCGGCGCGGCCGGCGCACATCTATTAA
- a CDS encoding CheR family methyltransferase yields MSIQSLLRQASGLSVSKSVAERAVRQRMEHYHFADIDAYLEALTPGELSQLIELVVVPESWLFRDPQAFYASVELVRERWSQQRITRILTIPCAGGEEPYSMVMALRDAGVPKEAFSIDAYDLSPACIERAQAGVYGRNAFRSQDPAFRERYRDRYFTHVNEDDYRILDSLRTQVKFRQGNLLHFDTATYAKYYDVVFCRNLLIYFDKPTTRSAIAKLSALLADDGMLLAGYAEVPSFCQNGFTPLQHRQAFALKKDSGVPVVAEAPKLPLPRSSPAPRPVLTSVPPTVPGVPRAAPPQAKAKAKAKAVAVAMPAQQTAANDDLLQQARRLADLGRFKEAGEQCHAHLARHPDGNGAADAYFLLGILNEHGGKMDLAEDYWRRCIYLQPDHYDAMCHLALLAEKNGNRTAAANLKARAARIYQRRLAT; encoded by the coding sequence ATGAGTATCCAGTCGCTGCTGCGCCAGGCCAGCGGCCTGAGCGTGTCGAAATCGGTGGCCGAACGGGCCGTGCGGCAGCGCATGGAACACTACCATTTCGCCGACATCGACGCTTACCTGGAAGCGCTGACGCCGGGCGAACTGAGCCAGCTGATCGAACTGGTGGTGGTGCCGGAATCGTGGCTGTTCCGCGACCCGCAAGCGTTTTACGCGAGCGTCGAACTGGTGCGGGAACGCTGGTCGCAGCAGCGCATCACGCGCATCCTGACGATTCCCTGCGCCGGCGGCGAGGAACCGTATTCGATGGTGATGGCGCTGCGCGACGCCGGCGTGCCGAAAGAGGCGTTCAGCATCGACGCCTACGACCTCAGTCCGGCCTGCATCGAACGGGCGCAGGCTGGCGTATATGGCCGCAACGCATTCCGCTCGCAAGACCCGGCCTTCCGCGAACGCTACCGCGACCGTTATTTCACGCATGTCAACGAGGATGACTACCGCATCCTCGACTCCTTGCGGACCCAGGTCAAGTTCAGGCAAGGCAACCTGCTGCACTTCGACACGGCCACCTACGCCAAATATTACGACGTGGTGTTTTGCCGCAACCTGCTGATTTATTTCGACAAGCCGACCACCCGCAGCGCGATCGCCAAGCTGTCGGCGCTGCTGGCCGACGACGGCATGCTGCTGGCCGGTTATGCAGAAGTGCCGTCGTTTTGCCAGAACGGTTTTACGCCACTGCAGCACCGCCAGGCGTTTGCGCTGAAAAAAGACTCCGGTGTGCCGGTAGTCGCGGAAGCGCCCAAACTGCCCCTGCCGAGGAGCAGCCCCGCACCACGGCCGGTATTGACATCGGTGCCGCCAACGGTGCCTGGCGTCCCCCGCGCCGCGCCGCCGCAGGCCAAGGCCAAGGCCAAGGCCAAGGCCGTGGCCGTGGCCATGCCGGCGCAGCAAACCGCCGCCAATGACGATCTGCTGCAGCAGGCGCGCCGGCTGGCCGACCTGGGCCGCTTCAAGGAAGCCGGCGAACAATGCCACGCCCACCTGGCCCGTCATCCGGACGGCAACGGCGCCGCCGACGCTTATTTCTTGCTCGGCATCTTGAATGAACACGGCGGCAAGATGGACCTGGCCGAAGACTATTGGCGACGCTGCATTTATTTGCAACCCGACCATTACGATGCGATGTGCCATTTGGCGCTGCTGGCCGAAAAAAACGGCAACCGCACCGCCGCGGCCAACCTGAAAGCCCGCGCGGCGCGCATCTACCAGCGCCGGCTAGCCACGTAA
- a CDS encoding argininosuccinate synthase, protein MSDIKKVVLAYSGGLDTSVILKWLQDNYQCEIVTFTADLGQGEELEPARAKAIKFGIKPENIHIEDVREEFVRDFVFPMFRANTVYEGEYLLGTSIARPLIAKRLIEIANATGADAISHGATGKGNDQVRFELGAYALKPGVKIIAPWREWDLLSREKLLKYAEDAGIEIDMKHKNGGAPYSMDANLLHISFEGRHLENPSAEAEESMWRWTVSPEAAPDTPEYVDIEYKHGDIVALNGVAMSPATVLAELNRLGGKHGIGRLDLVENRYVGMKSRGCYETPGGAIMLKAHRAIESITLDREVAHLKDDLMPRYASMIYNGYWWAPERVALQTLIDHTQQTVNGWVRVKLYKGNVIVVSRDSKTDSLFDMNIATFDEDGGAYNQADAGGFIKLNALRMRIAAIAREKRGQQ, encoded by the coding sequence ATGAGCGATATTAAAAAAGTAGTCCTGGCCTATTCCGGCGGACTGGACACCTCGGTGATCCTGAAATGGCTGCAAGATAACTACCAGTGCGAAATCGTCACCTTCACGGCCGACCTGGGCCAGGGCGAGGAACTGGAACCGGCGCGCGCCAAGGCGATCAAGTTCGGCATCAAGCCTGAAAACATCCATATCGAAGACGTGCGCGAAGAATTCGTGCGCGATTTCGTGTTCCCGATGTTCCGCGCCAATACCGTCTACGAAGGCGAATACCTGCTGGGCACCTCGATCGCGCGTCCGCTGATCGCCAAGCGCCTGATCGAGATCGCCAACGCCACCGGCGCCGACGCGATTTCGCACGGCGCCACCGGCAAGGGCAACGACCAGGTGCGTTTCGAACTGGGCGCCTACGCGCTGAAACCGGGCGTCAAGATCATCGCCCCATGGCGCGAATGGGACTTGCTGTCGCGCGAAAAACTGCTGAAATACGCGGAAGACGCCGGCATCGAGATCGACATGAAGCACAAGAACGGCGGCGCGCCGTACTCGATGGACGCCAACCTGCTGCACATCAGCTTCGAGGGCCGCCACCTGGAAAACCCGAGCGCCGAAGCCGAGGAATCGATGTGGCGCTGGACCGTCAGCCCTGAAGCGGCGCCGGACACCCCGGAATACGTCGACATCGAATACAAGCACGGCGATATCGTCGCGCTGAACGGCGTCGCCATGTCGCCCGCCACCGTGCTGGCCGAATTGAACCGCCTGGGCGGCAAGCACGGCATCGGCCGCCTCGACCTGGTCGAGAACCGCTACGTCGGCATGAAGTCGCGCGGCTGCTACGAAACCCCGGGCGGCGCTATCATGTTGAAAGCCCACCGCGCCATCGAATCGATCACGCTGGACCGCGAAGTGGCCCACTTGAAGGACGACCTGATGCCGCGCTACGCATCGATGATCTACAACGGCTACTGGTGGGCGCCTGAGCGCGTCGCGCTGCAAACCCTGATCGACCACACCCAGCAGACCGTCAACGGCTGGGTACGCGTCAAGCTGTACAAGGGCAATGTGATCGTCGTGTCGCGCGATTCGAAGACCGATTCGCTGTTCGACATGAACATCGCGACCTTCGACGAAGACGGCGGCGCCTACAACCAGGCCGACGCCGGCGGCTTCATCAAGCTGAACGCGCTGCGCATGCGCATCGCCGCCATCGCGCGCGAAAAACGCGGTCAACAGTAA
- the argF gene encoding ornithine carbamoyltransferase, translating to MSPKKPIKHYLQFSDFTLAEYDYVIERAHLIKRKFKNYEIYHPLIDRTLVMVFEKNSTRTRLSFEAGMHQLGGAAIYLNTRDSQLGRGEPVEDAGQVMSRMCDIIMVRTFGQDIIERFAANSRVPVINGLTNEHHPCQVLADIFTYIEHRGSIAGKIVAWVGDANNMLYSWLQAAEVFGFHVNVSTPKGYDIDLSQVTTRRYTFFDNPSDACQGAHLVNTDVWTSMGYETENAARIKAFDGWIVDAAKMARAAPDALFMHCLPAHRGEEVAAEVIDGPQSVVWEEAENRLHVQKALIEYLLLGKIDSAE from the coding sequence ATGTCACCAAAAAAACCGATCAAGCATTACCTGCAATTTTCCGACTTCACCTTGGCCGAATACGATTATGTGATCGAACGCGCCCATCTGATCAAGCGTAAATTCAAGAATTACGAGATCTACCACCCGTTGATCGACCGCACCCTGGTGATGGTGTTTGAAAAGAATTCGACCCGTACCCGTTTGTCGTTCGAGGCCGGCATGCACCAGCTGGGCGGCGCCGCGATCTACCTGAACACCCGCGATTCCCAGCTGGGCCGCGGCGAACCGGTGGAAGATGCCGGCCAGGTGATGTCGCGCATGTGCGACATCATCATGGTGCGCACCTTCGGCCAGGACATCATCGAGCGTTTCGCCGCCAATTCGCGCGTGCCGGTGATTAACGGCCTGACCAATGAACACCACCCATGCCAGGTGCTGGCCGATATCTTCACCTATATCGAACACCGCGGCTCGATCGCCGGCAAGATCGTGGCGTGGGTCGGCGACGCCAACAATATGCTGTACTCGTGGCTGCAGGCGGCCGAAGTGTTCGGCTTCCACGTCAATGTGTCGACCCCGAAGGGCTACGACATCGACCTGTCGCAAGTGACGACGCGGCGCTACACCTTCTTCGACAACCCGTCCGACGCCTGCCAGGGCGCGCACCTGGTCAATACCGACGTGTGGACCAGCATGGGCTACGAAACCGAAAACGCGGCCCGCATCAAGGCATTCGACGGCTGGATCGTCGACGCCGCCAAGATGGCGCGCGCCGCGCCGGACGCGCTGTTCATGCATTGCCTGCCAGCCCATCGCGGCGAAGAAGTGGCGGCCGAAGTGATCGACGGCCCGCAATCGGTGGTGTGGGAAGAAGCTGAAAACCGTTTGCACGTGCAAAAAGCGCTGATCGAATACCTGTTGCTGGGTAAAATCGACAGCGCCGAATGA
- a CDS encoding chemotaxis protein CheW, protein MKVLVFHIGGDRYGLRLTSIMRVLPLLELKQLPLAPDHVAGLMDLHGTSVPVIELSRLAGLPAAADHFDTRIVIVDYRGPDGVAHPLGLLASQVRGIRDIAPAALSDSGVLSAPFLGQVASDADGILQLIELEQLLPAALRAILFQPAPASSAGEAAA, encoded by the coding sequence ATGAAAGTCCTGGTCTTCCACATCGGCGGCGACCGCTACGGCTTGCGGCTGACCAGCATCATGCGCGTGCTGCCGCTGCTGGAATTGAAGCAATTGCCGCTGGCGCCAGACCATGTGGCCGGCCTGATGGACCTGCACGGCACGAGCGTGCCGGTGATCGAACTGTCGCGCCTGGCCGGCTTGCCGGCGGCGGCCGACCATTTCGACACCCGCATCGTGATCGTCGACTACCGCGGCCCGGATGGCGTAGCCCATCCGCTGGGTTTATTGGCCAGCCAGGTGCGCGGCATCCGCGACATCGCACCGGCGGCGCTCAGCGACAGCGGCGTGCTGTCGGCGCCCTTCCTCGGCCAGGTGGCCAGCGATGCCGACGGCATCCTGCAATTGATCGAACTGGAGCAATTGCTGCCGGCGGCGCTGCGCGCGATCCTGTTCCAGCCGGCCCCGGCCAGCTCCGCCGGCGAGGCGGCGGCATGA